A single window of Cetobacterium sp. 8H DNA harbors:
- a CDS encoding aromatic acid exporter family protein produces the protein MIFNRLSTYDKHKVFKNMLAPYTAVLIAQYLSLEYQYSAATICILSLESTRKASLRSSFERVLAASFGLILSATIIKIFQFNPISLVVFTAIFMPICIRFNLMQGFFTNIVLATHFLLDKNISIMFVFDQYLLLLVGVICAIIFNLYMPSQNNEIISQLEKIDSIMKDIIFDFAKALKYKAISLKQDELFEELKINLDECKNLVEMEKDNNLFFKKVDVSKNYSLKFSEYLILLKIRECFDNISTDISITLELAAILKDLATLTSNNYTYNMFLKRIKHSEQKFRNEIDKKNLNIENKATYFLLIENIKELIKLRIKNIF, from the coding sequence ATGATCTTTAATAGATTAAGTACTTATGATAAACATAAAGTCTTTAAAAATATGCTTGCTCCATACACAGCTGTTCTTATCGCACAATACCTTTCTCTAGAGTATCAATATTCTGCAGCAACTATCTGTATCCTCAGTTTAGAAAGTACCAGAAAAGCTTCTTTACGAAGTTCTTTTGAACGAGTACTTGCCGCTTCTTTTGGATTGATTTTATCTGCCACTATAATTAAAATCTTTCAATTCAATCCGATTTCTTTAGTCGTGTTTACAGCTATTTTTATGCCTATTTGTATCCGCTTTAATCTAATGCAAGGATTTTTCACAAATATTGTTTTAGCTACCCACTTCTTGCTTGATAAAAATATTTCTATTATGTTTGTCTTCGATCAATATCTTCTTTTGCTTGTAGGAGTTATCTGTGCCATTATTTTTAATTTATATATGCCTAGTCAAAATAATGAAATTATTTCACAGCTAGAAAAAATCGATTCAATAATGAAAGATATAATTTTTGATTTTGCTAAAGCTTTAAAGTATAAAGCTATTTCATTAAAGCAAGATGAGTTGTTTGAAGAATTAAAAATTAATCTAGATGAATGTAAAAATTTAGTAGAAATGGAAAAAGATAATAATTTATTTTTTAAAAAAGTCGATGTCTCTAAAAACTATTCTTTAAAATTTTCAGAATATCTAATTCTTTTAAAAATCAGAGAATGCTTTGATAACATTTCCACAGATATTTCTATAACTTTAGAGTTAGCAGCAATTCTAAAAGATTTAGCTACCTTAACTTCTAACAATTACACATATAATATGTTTCTAAAAAGAATTAAACATTCAGAACAAAAGTTTAGAAATGAAATAGATAAAAAAAATTTAAATATTGAAAATAAAGCAACTTATTTTTTGCTTATAGAAAACATTAAAGAACTTATAAAATTGAGAATAAAAAACATTTTTTAA
- a CDS encoding MATE family efflux transporter gives MLSATFFNRSKEIIKLAIPAVGEMILYMLIWVFDTLMVGKYGGQVSVSAVGFSSEIMYTFINILIAMGFSISITSIIARYMGAQNLKKANDLANQGLKFGFFIALGVFLIFFIFSKQILSMAGAKGDVLTLGYQYMKICSVGLFFNMLSNLINGVFRGCKNTKTPLYGALVLNIVNLSLDYVLIFGKFGFPELGISGAAYATTIGNIFCFILLLTQIKKLPFKLNMNVKLDKENLKELITLAIPSSLQEGAFSIVRLLSVVMVMKLGSLAFSANQIAVTIESISFMPGWGFAISCVSLVGYSIGKKDLKEAREYANTSLLLACIVMGFFSIIFLFFSKNLVGLFIKKDEIEVITLGATCLMIGSIQQIPTAIDMVLSGALKGMGDTKTPFKVVLFCNWVIRLPLMYYFIYLKRMPVTYFWWITSLQWTIEAAIFIKIYKDKFYKIKEIV, from the coding sequence ATGTTAAGTGCTACATTTTTTAATCGCTCGAAAGAAATTATAAAGCTAGCTATTCCAGCTGTTGGAGAAATGATTCTCTATATGCTTATCTGGGTTTTTGATACCCTTATGGTTGGAAAATATGGTGGACAAGTTTCTGTTTCTGCTGTTGGATTTAGTTCTGAAATCATGTATACTTTTATTAACATACTTATAGCGATGGGCTTTTCTATCTCTATAACATCTATTATCGCCCGTTATATGGGAGCTCAAAATTTAAAAAAAGCTAATGATCTTGCAAACCAAGGATTAAAATTTGGATTTTTTATTGCACTGGGTGTTTTCTTAATATTTTTTATATTTTCTAAACAAATTCTTTCTATGGCAGGTGCCAAAGGTGATGTATTAACTTTAGGATATCAATACATGAAAATTTGCTCTGTTGGTCTTTTTTTCAATATGCTATCTAATTTAATAAATGGTGTATTTAGAGGATGTAAAAATACAAAAACTCCTTTGTATGGAGCCCTAGTATTAAATATTGTAAACCTTTCTTTAGATTATGTTTTAATTTTTGGAAAATTTGGTTTTCCTGAATTAGGTATTTCTGGAGCAGCCTATGCTACAACAATTGGAAATATTTTTTGTTTCATACTTCTTTTAACTCAAATAAAAAAATTACCTTTTAAACTTAATATGAATGTTAAACTTGATAAGGAAAATTTAAAAGAACTTATAACCCTTGCAATTCCATCGAGTCTTCAAGAGGGTGCTTTTAGTATCGTTAGGCTCTTAAGTGTTGTGATGGTTATGAAATTGGGAAGTTTAGCTTTTTCTGCAAATCAAATTGCTGTTACTATTGAAAGCATTTCATTTATGCCTGGATGGGGATTTGCTATATCTTGTGTTTCCTTGGTTGGTTATAGTATTGGTAAAAAAGATCTTAAAGAAGCAAGAGAATATGCAAATACATCGTTACTTTTAGCTTGTATTGTTATGGGATTCTTTTCTATTATATTTTTATTTTTTTCAAAAAATCTTGTTGGATTATTTATTAAAAAAGATGAAATAGAAGTTATTACTCTTGGAGCAACTTGTTTAATGATTGGTTCTATTCAACAAATTCCTACTGCTATTGATATGGTTTTATCCGGAGCACTTAAGGGGATGGGAGATACCAAAACTCCATTTAAAGTTGTATTATTTTGTAACTGGGTAATAAGACTTCCTCTTATGTACTACTTTATTTATTTAAAGAGAATGCCTGTTACTTATTTTTGGTGGATTACTTCTCTCCAATGGACAATTGAAGCAGCAATATTTATAAAGATATACAAAGATAAGTTTTATAAAATAAAAGAGATTGTATAG
- a CDS encoding GNAT family N-acetyltransferase: MLDQKQEFKIRIAKEEDTSLILKFIKELADYEKLLPEVVATEEILRESLFKRNMAEVIIGELNGKPIGFALFFHNFSTFLGKPGIYLEDLYVKTAFRGRDFGKQMLGYLATLCVERDCGRLEWWCLDWNKSSIEFYKNLGAEPMDEWTTFRVTGKNLKKLSENYKKI, translated from the coding sequence ATGTTAGATCAAAAACAAGAATTTAAAATTAGAATCGCAAAGGAAGAGGACACGAGCTTAATTTTAAAATTTATAAAAGAATTAGCTGATTATGAAAAATTACTTCCTGAAGTAGTAGCAACAGAAGAAATTTTGAGAGAGTCTCTTTTTAAAAGAAATATGGCTGAAGTTATAATAGGAGAATTAAATGGAAAGCCTATAGGGTTTGCTCTATTTTTTCATAACTTTTCTACATTTTTAGGGAAACCAGGGATATATTTAGAGGATTTGTATGTAAAGACAGCTTTTAGAGGAAGAGACTTTGGAAAACAGATGTTAGGATATTTGGCTACTTTATGCGTGGAAAGAGATTGTGGAAGATTAGAGTGGTGGTGTCTTGATTGGAATAAGTCGTCTATTGAGTTCTATAAAAACTTAGGAGCAGAACCGATGGACGAGTGGACCACATTTAGAGTGACCGGTAAAAATTTGAAAAAATTATCTGAAAATTATAAAAAGATTTAA
- a CDS encoding sodium-dependent transporter, producing MKNKREKFSNKIGFILSCVGAAIGLGNIWLFSWKLGTYGGGAFLIPYFIFMALFAYVGLVAEISFGRMMKKGVLGVGELMEKKKFPLAKILPFIPVISVAGIFTFYVVVFGWILKYFVAYLMIDMRNINYEQYFNSFAGSADSIFWHFIAAFISILVISLGVIKGIEKINKIVMPLMFAIFLGLMIKSLTLPGAYEGVKFLLYPKWELLLNPTTWVMALGQAFFTVGVSGSALLVYGSYLDKDVNISTSVVQTCILDTLAALMAGFIIIPAAFAFGFNPSAGPSLLFITLPAVFGNIAGGKFLGIIFFLSVIFAAISSAINQLEVPVEAFMEKFDISRKKASLLVGSALFLLGIPLDLNMELFGKFADLMTIYLIPLGAIIILGFYFYCIDSKLVIKEIDMGSNYKIGKIIVQVGRYIFVPGVLIILILGVLYGGIG from the coding sequence GTGAAAAACAAAAGAGAAAAGTTTAGTAACAAAATTGGATTTATTTTATCATGTGTAGGAGCAGCAATAGGACTTGGAAATATCTGGCTTTTTTCTTGGAAACTAGGAACATATGGAGGGGGAGCGTTTTTAATTCCTTACTTTATTTTTATGGCATTATTTGCATATGTGGGTTTAGTTGCGGAAATATCTTTTGGAAGAATGATGAAAAAAGGAGTTCTAGGTGTAGGAGAACTTATGGAGAAAAAGAAGTTTCCATTGGCTAAAATATTGCCATTTATTCCTGTTATTTCAGTTGCTGGAATATTCACATTTTATGTAGTTGTTTTTGGATGGATATTGAAATATTTTGTGGCATATTTAATGATAGATATGAGAAATATAAACTATGAACAGTACTTTAATTCTTTTGCAGGAAGTGCAGATTCTATATTTTGGCACTTTATAGCAGCGTTTATAAGTATTTTAGTAATATCTTTAGGAGTAATAAAAGGTATAGAAAAAATAAATAAAATAGTTATGCCTTTAATGTTCGCTATTTTCTTGGGACTTATGATAAAATCATTAACATTACCTGGAGCGTACGAGGGTGTAAAGTTTTTATTGTACCCTAAGTGGGAACTATTATTGAACCCAACAACTTGGGTAATGGCTTTAGGGCAAGCTTTCTTTACGGTAGGAGTTAGTGGATCTGCACTATTAGTTTATGGAAGCTATTTAGATAAGGATGTAAATATATCTACAAGTGTTGTGCAAACATGTATATTAGATACTTTAGCAGCTTTAATGGCAGGTTTTATAATTATACCAGCAGCATTTGCTTTTGGATTTAATCCAAGTGCAGGACCAAGTTTACTTTTTATAACTTTACCAGCGGTATTTGGGAATATAGCAGGTGGAAAATTTTTAGGAATTATATTTTTCTTGAGTGTTATATTTGCAGCAATCTCCTCTGCAATAAATCAGTTAGAAGTTCCAGTGGAAGCATTTATGGAGAAATTTGATATCTCTAGAAAAAAAGCTAGTTTGTTAGTAGGATCAGCTCTATTTTTATTAGGAATACCATTAGATTTGAATATGGAACTTTTTGGTAAATTTGCTGATCTGATGACAATATACTTAATTCCATTAGGTGCAATAATAATTTTAGGATTTTATTTTTACTGTATTGATTCAAAATTGGTTATAAAAGAGATTGATATGGGTTCTAACTATAAAATAGGAAAAATAATTGTTCAAGTAGGTAGATATATCTTTGTTCCAGGAGTTTTAATAATTTTAATTCTAGGAGTTCTTTACGGAGGAATAGGATAA
- a CDS encoding GTP pyrophosphokinase family protein: MANNNNLIQLQLINYYKKNRENYRKMGKRLERFLKQVFEKEKITYQSISSRAKTRESFQKKLERKGYPSLEYATDLCGIRVITFLESETKIVETFLRNTFIIDESKSEDKSDNLGEDKVGYKSIHLVATLPETLLALPEFERFRDLKFEIQVRTILQHAWAEVEHDKNYKFSGQLPPDIKRRFKLLAGFLEIADREFESISKEINEYEKKVATTIADNNLEEIEINSTSLRKYLNNKFNVTFSQAISPKIITLLHDSDIKNLKEFSEIENVDVMKKYLGNGNKKFPARYDLMIKHLIDLKKEK, translated from the coding sequence ATGGCTAATAATAATAATCTAATACAACTACAACTTATAAATTATTATAAAAAAAATAGAGAAAACTATAGAAAAATGGGTAAGCGTTTGGAACGATTTCTTAAACAAGTTTTTGAAAAAGAAAAAATAACCTATCAATCTATATCAAGTAGAGCTAAAACTAGGGAAAGTTTTCAAAAAAAACTTGAAAGAAAGGGATACCCCTCTTTAGAATATGCTACTGATTTATGTGGAATCAGAGTAATTACATTCCTTGAAAGTGAAACTAAAATTGTTGAAACTTTTCTACGAAACACTTTCATTATTGATGAAAGTAAAAGTGAAGATAAAAGTGATAATTTAGGTGAAGATAAAGTTGGATATAAATCTATCCACTTAGTTGCAACTCTTCCAGAAACACTATTAGCTCTACCTGAGTTTGAAAGATTTCGTGATTTGAAATTTGAAATACAAGTGAGAACAATCTTACAGCATGCATGGGCTGAAGTTGAACATGATAAAAATTATAAATTTAGTGGACAACTTCCTCCAGATATAAAAAGAAGATTTAAACTTTTAGCTGGGTTTTTAGAAATTGCTGACAGAGAGTTCGAAAGTATTTCAAAAGAGATAAATGAATATGAGAAAAAAGTCGCTACCACAATTGCTGATAATAATCTAGAAGAGATAGAAATAAATTCAACATCTTTAAGGAAATATTTAAATAATAAATTTAACGTCACCTTTTCTCAAGCTATTAGTCCTAAAATTATTACACTTCTTCATGATAGTGATATCAAAAACTTAAAAGAGTTTTCTGAAATTGAAAACGTTGATGTCATGAAGAAATACTTAGGAAACGGAAATAAAAAATTTCCAGCTCGATATGATTTAATGATTAAACATCTTATAGATTTAAAAAAAGAAAAATAA
- a CDS encoding phosphatidylglycerol lysyltransferase domain-containing protein, protein MKIDASKFQLKKILTPIKIIVELIIFFAAMFFIREEIKNYTLTELKASIVAIPYWAIFLIIFFVCLDYFILTRFDILALKNEKYSFSYKKTTFISFISFAFANSVGLSGLTASGIRINLYSIWGVPYKTIMNIVIFCYITFWLGLFWIGGFFLTFFPVSLSHLKLPIKIPFDSTFFIGIILLIGASIFTGIIIKKQGYNKDIFIHRILLALGDWITLSLVLYFALPPHNRIDFLHFLSIFIIAQILGFISNIPGGIGVFDLTFLTLLSNVYTSDKIIGALLIYRISYFFIPLLVAFILFVMFRITSKRKKQLSEILNNFNSDDDAIKNCIALSNTTDSYLALLGDKEILFDDSKKSFIMFAKSGRSFISMGEPIGDSSTFKDCIWKFHNYCRENKKETVFYEISKDFLNYFLDIGLSFLKIGEYARVNLNKFTLDGHEGKDFRHAFNKLDNLGYSFEVIPIENVPQIIDELKNISDEWLLDKNAKEKGFSLGKFTKEYISLFPIGIIKKDEKIIAFGNILTTNNNEEISLDLMRYRNESPNGTMDYFFICTMKYGKDLGFKYFRLGMSPLAGIEDNTASFWNKIENVIFSHGEHFYNFKGLRAFKDKFNPEWEARYIAYSGPFNLPNILKDITLLISGGVKGLISKK, encoded by the coding sequence ATGAAAATAGATGCCTCAAAATTTCAATTAAAAAAAATTTTAACTCCCATAAAAATTATAGTCGAACTTATAATTTTTTTTGCTGCTATGTTCTTTATTCGCGAGGAGATAAAAAATTATACTCTTACTGAGTTAAAAGCCTCTATTGTTGCAATTCCATATTGGGCAATATTTTTAATTATATTTTTTGTTTGTTTAGACTATTTTATTTTAACTCGATTTGATATTTTAGCTTTAAAAAATGAAAAATATTCTTTTTCATATAAAAAAACAACCTTTATTTCCTTTATAAGTTTTGCTTTTGCTAACTCAGTAGGATTATCTGGTCTGACTGCTTCTGGAATAAGAATCAACCTATATTCTATTTGGGGAGTTCCTTATAAAACTATTATGAACATTGTAATCTTTTGTTACATAACTTTTTGGTTGGGGCTATTTTGGATAGGTGGATTTTTTTTAACTTTTTTTCCAGTTTCTTTGTCCCATTTAAAATTACCCATAAAAATTCCATTTGATTCTACTTTTTTTATTGGGATTATTCTTTTAATTGGAGCATCTATTTTTACTGGTATAATTATAAAAAAACAAGGCTATAATAAAGATATTTTTATTCATAGAATTTTATTAGCTCTGGGAGACTGGATCACCTTGAGTTTAGTTCTTTATTTTGCTTTGCCTCCACACAATAGAATTGATTTTTTACATTTTTTATCAATTTTTATAATAGCTCAGATTTTAGGTTTTATTAGTAATATACCTGGTGGTATCGGTGTTTTTGATTTGACTTTCTTAACTCTTTTATCGAATGTTTATACTTCTGATAAAATTATTGGTGCATTACTTATATATAGAATCTCATATTTCTTTATACCTTTACTTGTTGCATTTATTTTATTTGTTATGTTCCGTATAACTTCTAAAAGAAAAAAACAATTGTCAGAAATTTTGAACAATTTTAACTCTGACGATGACGCTATAAAAAATTGTATTGCGCTATCTAATACTACAGACTCCTATTTGGCTTTACTGGGTGATAAAGAGATTTTGTTCGATGATTCAAAAAAATCTTTTATTATGTTCGCAAAAAGTGGAAGATCATTTATTTCTATGGGAGAGCCCATTGGAGATAGTTCTACTTTCAAAGATTGTATTTGGAAATTTCATAACTATTGTAGAGAAAATAAAAAAGAAACTGTTTTTTACGAAATTAGCAAAGATTTTCTTAATTACTTTCTGGATATTGGATTAAGCTTTTTAAAAATTGGTGAATATGCAAGGGTCAATCTTAATAAATTTACACTAGATGGACATGAAGGAAAAGATTTTAGGCACGCTTTTAATAAATTAGATAATCTAGGATATTCTTTTGAAGTTATTCCTATCGAAAATGTTCCACAGATTATAGATGAGTTAAAAAATATTTCTGATGAGTGGCTACTAGATAAAAATGCTAAAGAAAAGGGGTTTTCTTTAGGAAAATTTACCAAAGAATACATCTCACTTTTTCCGATTGGCATTATAAAAAAAGATGAAAAAATTATTGCTTTTGGGAATATATTAACAACTAACAATAATGAAGAGATTTCTCTAGATTTAATGAGATATCGAAATGAATCTCCAAATGGTACCATGGATTATTTTTTTATTTGTACTATGAAATACGGTAAGGATTTGGGATTTAAGTATTTTAGATTAGGGATGTCTCCGCTTGCAGGTATTGAAGATAATACTGCTTCGTTTTGGAATAAAATTGAGAATGTTATTTTTTCTCATGGAGAACATTTTTACAATTTTAAAGGTCTTAGAGCATTTAAAGATAAGTTTAATCCTGAATGGGAAGCTCGATATATAGCTTACTCTGGCCCTTTTAATCTCCCAAATATTTTAAAAGATATTACACTTTTAATTTCTGGTGGAGTAAAAGGTCTGATTTCAAAAAAATAA
- a CDS encoding rhodanese-like domain-containing protein has translation MKKKNLSLCFLFFLSIFIGTGNTVFAQNINDKVQKTLYLSLNDIEGDYETIPLSEVKQILDENKAILIDVRNPDEIQKTGMIKGAKNIPLPELEGRLNELDKNQPYITFCAVGGRSKKAAAILSKNGFKKIYNAQEGMNTWPYPKMIEKK, from the coding sequence ATGAAGAAAAAAAATTTAAGTTTATGTTTTCTTTTTTTTCTATCAATTTTTATAGGAACTGGTAATACTGTATTTGCACAAAATATTAACGATAAAGTTCAAAAAACATTATATCTATCTCTTAATGACATCGAAGGAGATTATGAAACTATCCCTCTTTCTGAAGTAAAACAAATCTTAGATGAAAATAAAGCTATTTTAATTGATGTTAGAAATCCTGATGAGATACAAAAGACAGGAATGATAAAAGGGGCTAAAAATATTCCTCTTCCAGAATTAGAAGGAAGATTAAATGAACTAGATAAAAATCAGCCTTATATAACATTTTGTGCGGTAGGTGGTCGTTCTAAAAAAGCAGCAGCTATTCTTTCTAAAAATGGATTTAAAAAAATCTATAATGCCCAAGAAGGAATGAACACTTGGCCTTATCCTAAAATGATTGAGAAAAAATAG
- a CDS encoding NADPH-dependent F420 reductase, translated as MNIGIVGNGVVGNTLADIFHKLGHPIEIGVRNLKEEFEKKSHIEYVQMEDITKDNEVIILAIPGDKLESVLLKIKNPEGKIFIDLTNPIGPDYMLLRGRYTSNGELAQEILKDSHIVKTLNTLGIEKIKHPSIREEKLTMLLAGNNKNANKKVEELLSEMGFDPMLVGDIHFSRYLEPLAMIWIEMVRKQGKSPENGLVWKR; from the coding sequence ATGAATATAGGAATAGTAGGAAATGGGGTAGTAGGAAATACTTTAGCTGATATATTTCATAAATTAGGACATCCAATAGAAATTGGAGTTAGAAATTTAAAAGAAGAATTTGAAAAAAAATCTCATATAGAATATGTTCAAATGGAAGATATCACTAAAGATAACGAAGTTATAATATTGGCAATTCCAGGAGATAAGTTAGAGAGTGTTTTATTAAAAATAAAAAATCCTGAAGGAAAGATATTTATAGATTTGACTAATCCTATTGGGCCAGATTATATGTTATTAAGAGGTAGATATACATCAAATGGAGAATTGGCTCAAGAAATTTTAAAGGATTCACATATCGTAAAGACATTAAATACTCTGGGAATTGAAAAAATTAAACATCCTTCAATAAGAGAAGAGAAGTTGACAATGTTATTGGCAGGAAATAATAAGAATGCTAATAAAAAGGTAGAAGAACTTTTATCGGAGATGGGATTTGATCCAATGCTTGTTGGAGATATTCATTTTTCAAGATATTTAGAGCCTTTAGCTATGATTTGGATAGAGATGGTAAGAAAGCAAGGTAAATCTCCAGAAAACGGGTTGGTTTGGAAAAGATAA
- a CDS encoding glucose 1-dehydrogenase: MFKIENHYNLKGMVAIITGAGNGIGKASALMLARAGANVICADLNKLDADNTAIEARGEGVKALGIQCDVTSEKDLEELVRETLKEMGKINILVNNAGGGGGGKENFLELSRNYIQKIYTLNLFSIFTLSKLCVPHMVAGEYGSIINISSMSSMMQTHNMSVYGSSKAAVNQLTKYMSVDLGPSIRVNAIAPGAIKTNALASVLTPELEEKMLKKTPLKVLGEPEDIALTVLFLASPMSKWITGQIISVNGGGEQDLEN, translated from the coding sequence ATGTTTAAAATCGAAAATCACTACAATTTAAAAGGAATGGTTGCTATTATTACTGGAGCTGGTAATGGAATCGGTAAGGCTTCTGCACTTATGTTAGCACGTGCCGGTGCAAATGTCATATGTGCGGATTTGAATAAATTAGATGCTGACAACACAGCTATCGAAGCTAGAGGAGAAGGAGTAAAAGCTTTAGGTATACAGTGTGATGTCACTTCAGAAAAAGATCTTGAAGAACTAGTTAGAGAAACTTTAAAAGAAATGGGAAAAATAAATATTTTAGTAAATAACGCCGGTGGTGGCGGTGGTGGAAAAGAGAACTTCTTAGAACTCTCAAGAAACTATATCCAAAAGATATATACGTTAAATCTTTTTAGTATCTTTACTTTATCTAAGCTTTGTGTTCCACATATGGTAGCAGGTGAATATGGTTCTATTATTAATATAAGTTCTATGTCAAGTATGATGCAAACTCATAATATGAGTGTTTATGGTAGTTCAAAAGCGGCAGTCAATCAATTAACAAAGTATATGTCTGTTGATTTAGGACCATCTATAAGAGTTAATGCTATTGCTCCTGGTGCTATCAAAACCAATGCTTTAGCATCTGTTTTAACTCCAGAATTAGAAGAAAAAATGTTGAAAAAGACTCCTTTAAAAGTTTTAGGTGAGCCCGAAGATATTGCCTTAACTGTATTATTTCTTGCTAGTCCAATGTCTAAATGGATTACAGGTCAAATTATTTCAGTTAATGGTGGTGGAGAGCAAGATTTAGAAAATTAA
- a CDS encoding DUF1622 domain-containing protein, with amino-acid sequence MITFQHELMDIFNIFLHWLAFFFTTLSIGVILFGFLKSLKSLFFNSNNIPIETLMREGFDKYILVGLQFLIVADIIDTIILRDFQNIILVLLIVIIRTIMSWEIEKHK; translated from the coding sequence TTGATAACATTTCAGCATGAATTAATGGATATTTTCAATATTTTTCTCCATTGGTTGGCATTTTTTTTCACCACTTTATCTATAGGAGTTATTCTTTTTGGTTTTTTAAAAAGTTTAAAATCACTTTTTTTTAATTCAAACAATATTCCAATAGAAACTCTTATGAGAGAAGGATTTGATAAATATATTCTTGTGGGATTACAGTTTTTAATTGTAGCTGATATTATTGATACAATTATTCTTCGAGATTTTCAGAATATTATTCTAGTTTTATTAATTGTTATAATCAGAACTATTATGAGTTGGGAAATTGAAAAACATAAGTAG
- a CDS encoding FMN-binding protein — protein sequence MLKKILPISLLAMAIFSSSALANEMKVYQGLGKATNFRVGPGKDSEGTPVYSFNYVDAAVLFDSEGKIINAVVDTLEVSTPNYDGESMPHFSGWPGTEGYNVSDHKTKKVSEKSENTPENLTKEVKEWKTKRERGASYGMNPKNEWDEQMDFFQEKFKGKTVDELELIFTKMYSDVNGRPLKENSKNEKDKEKYSKLTEAEKKEVADITAGATMSIRDSHGDILGAIKNAYDNRVEVIIPTK from the coding sequence ATGTTAAAAAAGATTTTACCGATATCTTTACTTGCTATGGCAATTTTTAGTTCTTCAGCTTTAGCTAATGAGATGAAAGTTTATCAAGGTTTAGGAAAAGCAACAAATTTTAGAGTTGGTCCTGGAAAAGATAGTGAAGGAACTCCAGTTTATAGTTTTAACTATGTTGATGCCGCAGTTCTATTTGATTCTGAAGGAAAGATTATAAATGCCGTTGTAGATACTTTAGAAGTAAGTACCCCAAATTACGATGGTGAAAGTATGCCGCACTTCTCTGGATGGCCAGGAACTGAAGGCTATAATGTTTCTGATCATAAAACAAAAAAAGTTTCAGAAAAATCAGAGAATACTCCTGAAAATTTAACTAAAGAAGTTAAAGAGTGGAAAACTAAAAGAGAACGTGGAGCTAGCTATGGAATGAATCCTAAAAATGAATGGGATGAACAAATGGACTTTTTCCAAGAAAAATTCAAAGGTAAAACAGTTGATGAGTTAGAGTTAATTTTTACAAAGATGTACTCTGATGTAAATGGAAGACCACTTAAAGAAAATTCTAAAAATGAAAAAGATAAAGAAAAATATAGCAAATTAACTGAAGCTGAGAAAAAAGAGGTTGCTGATATCACTGCTGGAGCAACTATGAGTATTAGAGACAGCCATGGAGACATTCTAGGCGCTATCAAAAATGCTTATGACAATCGTGTTGAAGTAATAATCCCTACAAAATAA